AAATGTTTATCCTTTCATATTAAAAATTAATGCTTATACGAATATAAATATTAAAGCCTTAATCGGAAAATCCTTCTCTGTTCCAGATAGCATTCTGCTGTTTCTTAATAAATCTTATTAATCCCAGTAAAGAGCTGTAATTCATAGAAACAAAAAATACAAACAATCTCAAAATACTGATGTTGAATCTCATTTTTTCAAATATAAAGCCTAATAATGCCATTGAATAAAGCAATAATTGAGGAATCGCAAATATATAAATTAAGCTTGAATTATAAAAAAATCCAACAATTGTTGTGATTACTAATGCGAACATAAAAACAGGGGAAAGCCACCTGAATATTTTATGTGACCAAATAAAAAATGATGTAATACCAAATTGGAAAATATTAAGCAATTCTTTATGATAAACAACTGTTGCCCATCCGCCTGCTACAGCTCTGACTCTTCTGTGATATTCATTACTCAGGCTTTTAGGTCTGATTTCGTAAGCTTTTGCTTCACAGGCAAAAAGCATTCTCTTTTTACTTCTTAAAACAGAGTAAACATTATGCAAATCATCACATACAAAATTATTGGGTATTGGAATAAAATATTCTTTCCTGATTGCATAGAGATAACCCAATGAATTGACGTTTGAATCAATTATCGCCTCATTGATTCTGATATTTTCCTCATATCTGTGATACAAAGAATCGCCTTCACTTCCTGCATTAACAGTAGTGCCATCTCCAACGACTTTCTGCGATGCTATTACACCACCAACATTATCATTTGAAAAATATTTTATCAAATTCGAAACTGTGTCTACATTTAATCTGACATCAGCATCCATAAATAAAATTATGTCGGTTTGAGCATCAGGTACAATTGTATTAAGTACAATATTCTTGCCTCCTCTTGAAAGTTCTACAAATTTAATATTTGAATTAGATTTAGCAATCTTGCTGAGGATTTCATTTGTTTTATCTGTTGAGCCATCTGAGCCTATTATTATATTTATTTTTGCAGTAGGATAATCTGAATTCAATATTGATTTTATTGCTTCCTCAATCAATAATTCTTCATTGAATGCTGCTAAAATAAAAGTAATATCAGGTTTATCTTTTAAGTCTGGTTGAATTTGTGCAGGAATAATAAATGATAGAAACTTAAGCAAAACAGGATATATCAGGAAGTTATATACTGTTAAAAAACCTATAAAAATTAATATTAAATCAATTAGAGCCAATATTATATCCAAATTAATCATAAAAATATTCAGTATTTTTATCTTTAGTCTTAATAAAAAAAACTGAAATTTGGTCGTTCTGACTTATTCAATATTAATTAGACGATTATAAACGATATTCTTATACTGCAATTTCAATATTGAATAATTTACAATATTACACATCCTTATAATATATATTACTGATTTCGTCCATAGCATAAATACAATTACAAAATTTAAAATAGTTTTTTCCTTATGTATCAATTGAATATTAATTCTGAAACTGCACCTCTGAAGTCAGTTATGATTGGAATTGCAAGCGATAGAGGTAATAAAGTTCACGAAAATAATCCCAAAATTTCGAAATATTTGAAGCAAGGAACTTTTCCTACAGAAGAAGTTTTAATCGGTCAGGTTGACAAATTTGCAAATACAATTGAAAGTGCAGGAATTGAAGTACTCAGACCAGAAAATATTACAAATCAGGATCAGATTTTCACACGTGATATCGGATTTGTTATTGGCGAAAAGTTCGTTCTGGCGAATATGAAAAAGTCCAATCGCAAGGCTGAGCAGGACGGGCTTGAGGGATTACTGAAAAATATCGAGATTAGCAAGATTCTCACTCCTCCTGATGATGCATCAGTTGAAGGCGGTGATGTAATAATTCATGGTAAATATGTATTTGTCGGGCTTACGGGCAGAACAAACTATAAGGGCTACGAGTTTCTGAAGTCATCTTTTCCTGAGCGGGAAGTTGTGCCATTTCACATGTATGTAACAGATAATCCTGCAACAAACATACTTCATCTTGACTGCGCTTTTCAGCCGGTTGGAGATAAGTACGCAATTATTTACGAAGATGGCTTCGTACATTATCCTGATGCAATTGTTGATGTATTCGGTAACAACAACCTGATAAAAGTTACCCAATACGAGATGTATCACATGAACCCGAATATATTCTCATTATCACCTGAATTAGTCATAACTGATGAAACATTTGACAGACTTAACCCATTGTTGAAAGACAAAAATATCAACACAATAGAAGTAAATTATCGAGAAGTATCAAAACTTGGTGGGCTTTTCCGATGCTCGACAATGCCTCTGATAAGAACATAAATAAGAATCCGGAAATAACTCCTGATGATTATTACTTCAATGAAGAAGGTCTCATGGTTTTTACTGCTAAGTATCACTTGAAACGTGGCTATTGCTGCAAAAGTGGTTGTCTGAACTGTCCATGGAATTATAAGAAAAAAAATAAAATATAAAAATATGAACTTAATACTACTTGCACCCCCCGGTGGTGGAAAAGGAACTCAGAGCAGTCTGATTTATAATGATTTTGGAATTCACAGGATTTCAACAGGTGATTTATTACGCAAACATAAAGAGCAAAGAACAAAAATTGGCAAGGAAGCACGAAAATATATGGATGCAGGTGAGCTTGTTCCGGACTATATACTGACTGAAATTCTGAAGACTGAGCTGATTAAGGAAAAATATAAATCAGGATTTTTGCTTGACGGATACCCGAGAACTCTTGCTCAGGCAATTGAACTTGAATCTTTGACTGAAAATATCAACTCAAAAATTGATCTTGTTATTATATTAGATGTACCGGCAGAAGAACTTCTGAACAGACTCGGCGCCAGACGAATTTGCAAAATATGTGAGCGGGTTTATAATCTCAAATTTCATCCACCCGATAATCCCAATAAATGTAACGAGCCATGTGGCGGTAAATTATACCAGCGCGATGACGATAAACCCGAGACTATCATTAACAGGTTGAAAATTTATGAATCAAAAACACGGGAACTTTTAGAATATTATTCAAAAATGCCTGTAACTCAAACTCTCGACGGCACAGGTAAAGTACAGAGAGTCTATGACCGTGTAAAAGATTTGATAGAAAAAGTCCGTCAAGATGATTAAATTATCATGAGTTTGAATATACATCCCATACCATTAGGGCAAGGAACCTTATTTGCTGAATGATTTTAGAAATTGAGAATAAATCGGGTTATTTATAATTATGTATTCCATAGTAATATACCAATTTAGAGGAACTTCAGCCAACGAATTATACCTATAAAGTCCCTAAATTATACTTTTTTCTCTTCATTTCCGTTTAATTGCTTTTTAAATTTAATCTAAATAAATCAAATGATTATTAATATGAAAATTATATATTTACTTTTATCTATTTTACTATTTTCCTGCTCAGACTCGAAACCCTTAATCAGTGAATCAGCATTAAATGCCCAGAATCATTTTGAATTTATTTCATCTCTTGACCTGCCTGAAAAGCTTGACTTTTGTGGTGAAGAGTTACCACTCGATGACCCTGAGATCCGTGAACGTGCTGAGCGTGAATTTTACCTCATGTTTCAGCAACCCGGGCAGATAATGCTTTATCTCAAGCGTTCAGGAAGATATTTTCCAATGTTCAGAGAAGTGATAAAAGAGCATAATATGCCTGAAGATTTGGTATATTTATCAGTTGCTGAAAGTGCTTTATATATGTCTCGCTCAAGTGCCGGAGCAATTGGATTATGGCAGTTTATGCCTGAAACAGCCAAGATGATGGGTTTAAGAGTAGATGATTTTGTTGATGAAAGGCGACATCCCGAGAAAGCAACTCATGCCGCAATGAAATATCTTAAGCAGGGCTATAATAAACACAAATCATGGATTCTGACTGCGGCAGGCTACAATATGGGGCATACCGGACTTGCAGAAAATTTAAATTTCCAAAGTGTGGAAAACTATTTCGATTTACATCTTAACGAAGAAACATCACGCTATATTTTTCGAATTGCAATAATCAAAAACATCATGCAAAATGCCGAAAGGTACGGCTTTAAAGTGTCAGAAGAACGTAAATATTCAGCTGATAAAGTTAAGCTGATTAAAGTCACTTCTGCATTAGCAGACCTCTCAGCATGGGCAAGAGCCGAGGGCACTTCGTACAAACATGTCAAACGCCTGAATCCATGGATATTGAAACGCAGTTTACCTGCACCTGCTAAAGGTTCATTTTATGAAATTGCTATTCCGGATTAAATATCGAAATGACAGAAAATATTTTAGATAAACTTGAAAAAACTGCAAAAAACATCTACGATACTAGTACAGCTTCTTTTTGTAATGAAATAGCTATTGAAATACACAACCTTAAGTTTGATGAGGAATCAATTGCTGCTGCATATTTTATTAAAGCAAATACTAAAGATGCTGCGATACGAACAATACTAACAAAGTCTTTCGGTGAAGGATTAATTCCTAAAATTGAGCTTCTCCAAAGGTTAGGCAGTATTTCAT
This window of the Ignavibacteriota bacterium genome carries:
- a CDS encoding glycosyltransferase, whose protein sequence is MALIDLILIFIGFLTVYNFLIYPVLLKFLSFIIPAQIQPDLKDKPDITFILAAFNEELLIEEAIKSILNSDYPTAKINIIIGSDGSTDKTNEILSKIAKSNSNIKFVELSRGGKNIVLNTIVPDAQTDIILFMDADVRLNVDTVSNLIKYFSNDNVGGVIASQKVVGDGTTVNAGSEGDSLYHRYEENIRINEAIIDSNVNSLGYLYAIRKEYFIPIPNNFVCDDLHNVYSVLRSKKRMLFACEAKAYEIRPKSLSNEYHRRVRAVAGGWATVVYHKELLNIFQFGITSFFIWSHKIFRWLSPVFMFALVITTIVGFFYNSSLIYIFAIPQLLLYSMALLGFIFEKMRFNISILRLFVFFVSMNYSSLLGLIRFIKKQQNAIWNREGFSD
- a CDS encoding amidinotransferase, translating into MYQLNINSETAPLKSVMIGIASDRGNKVHENNPKISKYLKQGTFPTEEVLIGQVDKFANTIESAGIEVLRPENITNQDQIFTRDIGFVIGEKFVLANMKKSNRKAEQDGLEGLLKNIEISKILTPPDDASVEGGDVIIHGKYVFVGLTGRTNYKGYEFLKSSFPEREVVPFHMYVTDNPATNILHLDCAFQPVGDKYAIIYEDGFVHYPDAIVDVFGNNNLIKVTQYEMYHMNPNIFSLSPELVITDETFDRLNPLLKDKNINTIEVNYREVSKLGGLFRCSTMPLIRT
- a CDS encoding adenylate kinase, which encodes MNLILLAPPGGGKGTQSSLIYNDFGIHRISTGDLLRKHKEQRTKIGKEARKYMDAGELVPDYILTEILKTELIKEKYKSGFLLDGYPRTLAQAIELESLTENINSKIDLVIILDVPAEELLNRLGARRICKICERVYNLKFHPPDNPNKCNEPCGGKLYQRDDDKPETIINRLKIYESKTRELLEYYSKMPVTQTLDGTGKVQRVYDRVKDLIEKVRQDD
- a CDS encoding lytic transglycosylase domain-containing protein, producing MKIIYLLLSILLFSCSDSKPLISESALNAQNHFEFISSLDLPEKLDFCGEELPLDDPEIRERAEREFYLMFQQPGQIMLYLKRSGRYFPMFREVIKEHNMPEDLVYLSVAESALYMSRSSAGAIGLWQFMPETAKMMGLRVDDFVDERRHPEKATHAAMKYLKQGYNKHKSWILTAAGYNMGHTGLAENLNFQSVENYFDLHLNEETSRYIFRIAIIKNIMQNAERYGFKVSEERKYSADKVKLIKVTSALADLSAWARAEGTSYKHVKRLNPWILKRSLPAPAKGSFYEIAIPD